The stretch of DNA GAATGTTACACTACGTATGAATGGTGTCATGGTAGAGAAAACTTAAAGGGTTGTTGTGATTGGTTGGAATGCTCCTAAAGAAGATTTTATTAAGCTCAATACAGATGAGGTTTGCAAAGTTAATCAAATGGCAGGTTGTGGAGGAGTGATTCGGGGAAGTCAAGGTGAGTGGATTCGAGGTTATGCAAAGAATGTAGGTAAATGTAATTCGTTCGTGGCGAAACTGTGGGAAGTGCTTGAAAGATTGTGATGTGCTAGACGGATGGGTTTTAAGAGGGCGGAGTTGATCGCACCGACTCAACATCTGTAGTGCAAGTGCTTAAGTTAAGGAAATTTTATAGTTTGGCAGGAGGAACGGTAGTGTAGGAGATTTGGAAGCTCTTGAATTTGGATTGGAatattgaaatttcaaatttatatagAGAAGTCAATAAATGTGCAAATGCGTTAACTAATGTTGGATGCTGCTTGAAcatgagattttatttttatgatgtttgtttgttttttcttaataGCATTATGTTGGAATTTGGGAGTAATCTCCTTgtaatatctttttcttttggcaTTTAGTCCtcaagaatatataaaataaaataaaaaatagaatataaaTCATGGCTAATTGATGCTCCATCTTACTCATTATGACCATCacatttacaaaataaaaaagaaggaaaactATGGTAAAAGAGTCTCACTTTTGATTTTCAATATAGTTTTAATTGGATTTTTCTCATTGTATATTCTAATTAATTGGATTTTTCTCATTGAATGTTCTAATTGCATTTATAATTATGAAATTCCATCAATAGCTAATAAGAATAATTTAGTAGAGTTGTGCTTATATTTCATTCGTTTATAATTTTCTTCTTAACATATGAAATAGTTAAATAATTGTGGTACAGAGGGATTATCGTATATACCTTTGTTTTTATTAAGTATCATGTatatttgaacaattttttttttacgaaaaaaaaGGTGTTCAAATATACAtgataaaaaatgtatatttgaTGAATACAATTTCAATggttaaaagataaaaaatatatttaaaaatttgaaaaattatgattaataacattaaaaaaaacatagtttAAAGATAAAATGTGCCTAATGCCATTTAGTGAAAGGTTAATGAGTTgcaataacttattatataaattattcacCAAATATAACTAATCACACATATTTGGACTACATATAGTAAATCGTTGTAGAAATTTGTTGTGAAATTTgtgtttcaaaatataatttttgtttaaaatgatGCAATGCAAAGCCGGTCCCATTATGCTTGCTTGGAATAGAATCATTAAATTCCTAAGCAAACAaagtatattaaattaaatgaacccctcaaaaagaaaatagtaaaaaaagaaaagaaaaaggtaaCTTGAGTTGAGGTTCATCAATCATCACCGACGGAGCATACTCCGGATCTTTGACATAGTACAAGGTTTTATAGATAACATAGAATCACATGAAAACCCAATCACAATCTTAATACATGTCTCATTCAcaaaatgaacaacataagGTAACTACTCATTTCTTGTTTTCTTCACCATTTTTCATTTTgtgattaaaaaaacatttgtttattttaattttcaaaaacaaatattcataaTCCTTATTACATTTACATCATATGTCTATTATTTTCATAAGATGTTTAATTTGATGACATATTGACAAAATTCAATTCTAGATATCATCATCAAAATTTCTTCCTTAGTTAATATCAATAACAAGTTCTTCAtcataaacaaatttaattttatgtattCATAATTCTAATTCCTTATCTTGATGATCCATAAATTTTGGTAAAATCTAGGACCATGCTAGATGGAACTAGAAGGGATGATGGTAAACAAAAAAGAGCAAAATCCAACAATGAAAAAGACTATGAAGAAGATCTCATAAACCAATTACCAGAAGGAATCTCTATAGccattttatcaaaattaccAATAAATGAAGCTGCTAGAACAAGCATCCTCtcaaaaaaatggaaaaatctaTGGACTTATTTTTCAGGTACCTTAGAATTTGAAGGTTCACCTATTATGAAAGACATGAAAAAAGATATGAAGAAAATCACAGGAAGACATTTACAAATGGCAATGGAAATTATGTATGATGCTGAAAGACAAACATATACAAGGTGGATCAATGAATTGTTAGCTTCACTAAAATGTTCATCTCTACAAGGATTGAAGTTTTGGTTTCCAATGAAAAGTGTGAGTGATATTGATAAGTGGATTCATTTTGCAGTTCAAAAAAAGGTTCAAAAGCTTGAGTTGTATTTTGGTCATTCAATTGATTATGTTATTCCATTGGACTTGTTTAAGGTGGAAAGATTTAATTCGTTACGTATTTTGCGTATGAAATCGATCACTGTGACCGAAGAGATGCTAGAGTATTTACTGTGTAACTGTCAACTACTTGAAACATTGAATTTGGTTGATTCAGAAGTTCCAAAAACTATGAAGGTTTCAGGTTCATCATTGAAGTTGAAATGCTTAGAGTTGGTAAGATGTTGGGAATTGACAAAAGTTGAAATTTTTGCTGAGAAATTAGTGTCATTCAAATACTATGGATCACATTTGGAGACAGAATTCAAGACTGTTCCAAGCCTTGTGGAAGCATCTTTTGGAGGATCATTTGTGGAGTTTGTTAGACAAAGCtttatgttacaaataaaagtgCTTAAATTGGATATCACACAAAACTCACCCGATGTGGTAAATTTCCTACCTACCCTTATTTTCTTTTAGGGTGATTTGCTTAATTATCtttgtagcaccgacacttctgatCGAAGACGTGTTTCGATGTCGAACACTGACacatataattacattgaatcaTAAAGAGTGATATCTATTTTACTGCCTTTTTCTTTCAGATTTATTGGTTAAGTCAACTTCCCAAGTTAAAAAATCTCAAGCATTTGGAGTTGGTTGCTTGTGTTGATGATGGCATAACACTTGGTGCTTGTGTTATGTTATTGAGAGCATCACCTTCACTATGGAGGTTCACAATCAAGGTGAATATTCTTGTGCATCAAATAAtgattaaaatcaatttatatttctaaatcacatttttatatatacttaTGCACAAATCTCACCATCTATAGCAGCTCTTAATTCTTGTAGCACCTACCTTTGTCATGAAACATGCATCAAACTTATTATTTACGTCCAAAAGCTAAAGCAATTCTGAGTCTGAATCTGCCGTTTTTACATGTTGCAGATGGTAAATACCAATCCCACTTTTAGAACGCTACGCAAAGTTACAATGGAATGTCAATATAGTCTTAAGGAGTTAGAATTGGTTGGATTTTGTGGAGCAGCATGTGAAGTTGAATTAGTTATGCACATTCTTGAGAATGCAGTTGAACTTCAGAAGATAACTATTGATACAAGGTTACCAACTAAACCGAAATTAAGGCCACTGGTCGAGGAGCACTTCAAAACTTGGAATCATGAGGAAAACAGAAAGCATGCTCTGCGACTAAAGGACAAAATACCACCTCGGATTGAATTTGTTTGTCTTTGACTATATATGATTACCTCTTGTAGAAAGATGCATGTAAATTTCATTCAGAGTTACGAGACAAGTACTccctaattatttatttactttttaagaTATAATATGGATTGCAGACTGTTAAGAACATTATAAAATGAATGTTGAGAAGAGTACCTTAAAATGAATTTGCTTGCCATCAATTTCATTGTTAAATACATCAAAGACCTTTCTCAAATTACAATCCAATTCCTAaaaaaacataactaaaataacagcaaaatcaaaataacaGAGATAAGACATTTATGTTGTCCAGTGAAACAAAGCATGTCTTTTTATTGCAATCAAAAACATGTTTTGAAACGTAATCAACACTTAAATGCCCTGCTCAAGCATTGCTCGGACCCTCATTGGGAGACCGTAAAGCCGGATAAAACCAGCAGCATCAGCTTGATCATATATCTCACTATTCTCAAATGATGAGATATCTTGCCTATACAGGCTAAAGGGACTCTTCCTACCTGTTACAGTAACAGAACCTTTGTACAATTTCAAAGTCACAGAACCTGTTGTGGTCTCTGTAATCTTTTGCATAAAGGCATCCATGGACTCGCGAAGTGGATCAAACCATCTTCCGGCATACACTAACTCTGCATACTTGAGGGCTAATGAATCTTTCACCTGTATTGTTTCTCGATCGAGTGTCAAAAACTCCAACTCCCGTGCTGCAGCGAAAAGGATAGTTCCACCAGGAGTTTCATAGACTCCACGGCTCTTCATGCCTACAAGCCGATTCTCAACCATGTCGATCCTGCCAATTCCATGCCTTCCACCTATTTCGTTGAGCTCAGCGAGTAAAGATGCTGGTGAAAGTGGCTTTCCATTGAGTGAAACAGGAAGCCCTGACTCTATACCAATTTCCAAATATCTGCACGACATAATGCAAGCTTTCAAAAAGGTATAACTTCCAAAAAGAATTGCAGGGTGCAACCTTTTAAAACCATAACATAAACTTTAGGTTGTGTATAAAGTTAGGATTTGCTTGGATAAACAGTATAATTAAGTGTTTATAGCATAATTGCTTATGTGTAAaccatttttataataaaagataaaatcaaagcaaaaagtttatttaaagttataatttgttttcataaactatcctGGAAAGCTTATGGAattggaaataagctgaaaacaacaaACAGTATAATTAAGctttttttcataaattctctcaaacagtctcacaaataCTGGTGGTCAGTAGAcgagttcaaataagtcaatccaaaacACGCCTGTTGGTAAAACCACGAGAAGGAAGCTTACTCTGCTTGATCTGGAGCATCCTCCGGGTCTACAGACATCATGTACATATCCTTTTGTGGCTCATTAGCTGGGTCTTCCAAAATATCACCCTGAAGTGACACAGATTGCATATATCAGAGAAACAGTAAAATGTCCCTCCCAGAGTATAGTTTTTGGATCTACACTTATAAATCATGATCCTAGATTAAACTAAATATAAGCAATTTCAGACAATTCAGCATAGAAATGATGTAGTGTATTCCCTTTGAGGATTCATGTGCTCTCTAGATACCGGTAACAAATGATGGTATTTCTTGAAATACTTCTAAAATTACAGTTCAGACCCTTGGAAACAAATTACAGTGAAGCCAAGATTTTTGTTGTTAACAATTTAGCGAGTCCATAGCATTTTGGTCGATCAGTTACATTATGAATGAAGGCCATCTAACAAACATTAATGCGGTGAATAGGAAAATAAATAGCCATATGTGCTTCCAAACATGAAGACAACTATGCCAGCATCCTTTTCATGGAAtcaattaattcaaaataaaaaacacactaAAGTGGTGACACTTATATAATCGCAGGATTTTTTTACGTTTCATAGAATTTGTTGATCTATTAGAAATTTGTATATATTGCTTTGATATGTGACGAAATATGTATTCTTAGAAGACCAAATTTATTACTTTGAAAATGATGACATGACCTTAAATTCAATAGCAGCTATACTAATAATGCTAAGACccaaagattaaaaaaaaataacagacAAATCATTAGACTTGGCCAACATTCAATTCAACACTATAAATAGAGCCAGATTGAGGATAACCACAATGCATACCTCATGGCTAAGGTGCCATAGGTTCCTATCCCTGCTATATATGGATTTCTTTGTCACTGGAACAGGAACGTTATGCTTTTTAGCATACTCAATCGCATCTTCTCTCCCTGTAATATCCCACTCCCTCCATGGAGCCACAATGTTTAGCTTGGGGTTCAGAGCAAAGAAGGTGAGCTCAAATCGAACCTAaatgtttataaacaaaatcaGTCAGAATAATACAATTGACATGACATAGTACTGTAAGCATAATAGTAACTAGTAAGACATGCCTGATCATTTCCTTTCCCAGTGCACCCATGGGCGACAGCATCAGCTCCAACTTCTTTGGCAACATCCACCATGGCCTATCAGTCAGCAATCATCAATCAATATAAGTTTTTATTATACTTTAGAAGCGGGGGGCTAACTTTGTTCCGCAATCACTGCTAATTACAATTACTATGAACCAAAGACACAGACATGGACACCGGACATGACACagataataatttgaatgtaaCTATCAGACATCGGACACACCATTAATCTGAAAGTGTATGTGCTGCATATTTACGGGGAGAAATGTTTTACCAATTGAAGTAATAAATCAAACTTCAAGCAGAAGTACCTTTGCAATTACAGGGCGGGCCATTGAGGTCCCAAGCAAATACTTTCTCTCGTAAATGGCACCAGCACGCAGGCAAGGATATACGTAATCTTTAACAAATTCCTCCTTCAAGTCCTTTACGACTAATTGAGAAGCCCCGCTAGCTTTTGCTTTGGCTTCTAAACCATCTAATTCTTTTATTCCCtgtgaaattaattttgttacCAGACAAACAGCATGTCAACAACAAACTGAGTAAAACAAATCTCTCAGCCGGATATTTACAATCTTCTAATAACtaatttaaacaacaaaaaactttgttacaaaaaatgaattccAAGAGTCGCGACATACTTGGCCAACATCAGCAGTGAAGCACACAACATCACATCCGTAATTCTCTCTGTAACACcaaaatcattaaattaaataagataACAAGAACAAAATAATACAACAATAGGTAGCTTCAAAATGGTTTATGATCTTTAATAACCCATTCCACTCAGAAAATTAAACTACATCTCTAAACTACTCAgtatttttcattcaaaatatgCAAGGGAGACGATCGCGAACTTGTGATGGAAATCTAGCAGAAAAACGAAAGAAGAACGAGGAAGCATCTATACCTTAGCCACGGAACGATAACTGATGTGTCTAAGCCACCACTGTACGCCAGTACAACCTTGTTCAATTTTCCTCGTAGCCCGCTACCCTTCTTGGCTTCAGAAACTTCTACATTTGCATCACTGTGCACTACTGCTTTGACAACTGCACATCATGAAAACTTAGcgttataaaaattaaatttaagtaTCAGACAACACCAAATCAGTATAATCAACCGGTGAACACACGGAGCATCCACTGATGCATTCAACATAAACCATTCATAACCTAAGAAGCCACAAATTAGGCTTTTagaaatttatttatcattttcaaaattcaagtAATAAAATGAGTC from Trifolium pratense cultivar HEN17-A07 linkage group LG5, ARS_RC_1.1, whole genome shotgun sequence encodes:
- the LOC123887320 gene encoding putative F-box/LRR-repeat protein At4g15060, giving the protein MNNIRTMLDGTRRDDGKQKRAKSNNEKDYEEDLINQLPEGISIAILSKLPINEAARTSILSKKWKNLWTYFSGTLEFEGSPIMKDMKKDMKKITGRHLQMAMEIMYDAERQTYTRWINELLASLKCSSLQGLKFWFPMKSVSDIDKWIHFAVQKKVQKLELYFGHSIDYVIPLDLFKVERFNSLRILRMKSITVTEEMLEYLLCNCQLLETLNLVDSEVPKTMKVSGSSLKLKCLELVRCWELTKVEIFAEKLVSFKYYGSHLETEFKTVPSLVEASFGGSFVEFVRQSFMLQIKVLKLDITQNSPDVIYWLSQLPKLKNLKHLELVACVDDGITLGACVMLLRASPSLWRFTIKMVNTNPTFRTLRKVTMECQYSLKELELVGFCGAACEVELVMHILENAVELQKITIDTRLPTKPKLRPLVEEHFKTWNHEENRKHALRLKDKIPPRIEFVCL
- the LOC123887319 gene encoding argininosuccinate synthase, chloroplastic, which translates into the protein MAQLKPCATITPPSSLHATEHVLFNRFWKSNTCSFKEFKPKASVGAGRLQVVKAVVHSDANVEVSEAKKGSGLRGKLNKVVLAYSGGLDTSVIVPWLRENYGCDVVCFTADVGQGIKELDGLEAKAKASGASQLVVKDLKEEFVKDYVYPCLRAGAIYERKYLLGTSMARPVIAKAMVDVAKEVGADAVAHGCTGKGNDQVRFELTFFALNPKLNIVAPWREWDITGREDAIEYAKKHNVPVPVTKKSIYSRDRNLWHLSHEGDILEDPANEPQKDMYMMSVDPEDAPDQAEYLEIGIESGLPVSLNGKPLSPASLLAELNEIGGRHGIGRIDMVENRLVGMKSRGVYETPGGTILFAAARELEFLTLDRETIQVKDSLALKYAELVYAGRWFDPLRESMDAFMQKITETTTGSVTLKLYKGSVTVTGRKSPFSLYRQDISSFENSEIYDQADAAGFIRLYGLPMRVRAMLEQGI